The Thermotoga maritima MSB8 region TCCATCAAAACGGGAAGAGAAATACCAACGGCTGCCTGTGTGATACCCGTGGAGATTCCCGACACGAGAGGTAAAAATATGAGAAGGATCCAGGGAGAAAGGTTCCATCTGACAAATTCAGCCGCGATGCCTTCACCCACGCCGGAGTGTTCAACTACGACTTTGTAGATGTAAACAAAAAAGAGGACGAGAAAAACATCCCACTTATTGAAAACCTGCTTCAGAGTCTTTAGAAGGTATCTTCTCCTGAATACCGCATAACCCGATGTGCTCAAAAGAAGTGCGAACCATCCTGAAACTTTGAAAAGGAGTATGAGAACACCCGTTCCCAGAACAGGTATCAGTGGAAAAAGATTGAAAAACGATCTAGGTTTAGAGAGACAAGGAAGTTGCTTCCCATTGAAAAAAAACCATCCCAGAAAAAAGGCTATGGCGAACACAGGAAAGAGAGTCAGAGAAACCTTTCCCGGATGAATTCCGGAGAGTTCAGAGACGAGCACCACAGCGGGATATATGGGCCAGAAGAATTCTATCGTGTGTCTGAACCAGTAGTTCTTGACGGCGAGTTTCAACGAGTTCTCTTCGGGAAGTGAGTTCTTCACTATGGGAGCTGTGAAGAGAGCTCCGCCGGGCATCGGCATGAGACCTATGAGAGCGGGGACGAACGAATCCACGTTCTTCGAAAAGATAGTTCGCATTTCCTCGGAAAAGCGGCTGTAATCACCCGATTTTTCCATCATCCCTGAAAGAAGGTATATCAGAAAAACCGTCACTATGAGTGACCAGAAGGAATCTGAAGAGACTGTCCAGAAAAAGATTTCCAGAATGTTCCTCACCTTG contains the following coding sequences:
- a CDS encoding TIGR00529 family membrane protein; amino-acid sequence: MNTLSVLLSLFTVIVVQRVFKKLSISLLSGVIVMILSLKVRNILEIFFWTVSSDSFWSLIVTVFLIYLLSGMMEKSGDYSRFSEEMRTIFSKNVDSFVPALIGLMPMPGGALFTAPIVKNSLPEENSLKLAVKNYWFRHTIEFFWPIYPAVVLVSELSGIHPGKVSLTLFPVFAIAFFLGWFFFNGKQLPCLSKPRSFFNLFPLIPVLGTGVLILLFKVSGWFALLLSTSGYAVFRRRYLLKTLKQVFNKWDVFLVLFFVYIYKVVVEHSGVGEGIAAEFVRWNLSPWILLIFLPLVSGISTGITQAAVGISLPVLMEVFSSKYAVYTYMFAVGGVILSPVHLCVVLSAKFFEVEVFDILKKVFLPLVLTLILGALVLGVIL